The genome window aataaatatatatacaataataaataacacgAGCATCAGAACGTTCACATACAGAACCATAAAAACACGTGTAGAATCTGATGCTCGTGAGTCTGAGCTCTTTCACTGAGGTGATTTTCAGCTAAGCTAACTCAAAACCtacaaaaatatgaacacattCCCTCAGAAATGTTGTGCATTACACCTCACCCGCTCCTTTACACGAATACACGTCCGATAATCACAGTAAAACACGAATAAACATGATATTTCACATAACTGTACCGGCCTGACGTCTGATGTCTGATCGCTGGTGTGCTGCGCGAGTGACAGTCGCCAGCCTGGACGCAACATTCTACCACACAATgcaacagccaatcagagaccAGGTACACGACGCAAAAAGGCCAATCAGAGACTGAGAACATAGAGTACGTAGATACCGTAAACCTCACACACAGCGCGCGTTACATCCGTGATCAACGAAAGAAGCGCAAAGCGGAAGAATAAACAAATACCGTAAATTCCCAATGCGCGTTCATTACAAAATCGCTAACATATAACATTTACAGTTTAACTAATAATATCTATCTATAGTATATAACGTCATAATTAAAAGTCTAAATGAAATCATCACATACCACATTTGAAGATTTCACTGTGTATCGTGTTTGGTTTCCGTAAAGTGAAATTTAACATCACAAacaggtgaataaataaacagaatattCAGAGATAAATATTGacttatgattattattctaaaatttCAGTTATAACAATTCTCGATTCAAAACGTAAAATGAGAGATCACGGGACACGCGCGCGCGTGCGCGCGTGCGCGCTCTATGACCAGCAGAGGACAGCAAACTTCACTTCAGTAGCTTCAGAAACTCACCGAAGTAAAGTTCAGCCACTCACCTTGATGTAAAAACACTCACAATCCACAAACACAACATCCCATAATGATGGCACCACTTCTGCACAGTCAGCACTCACAGaagatgtgtttgtgatctCACGTGTGTGCTCTGCTTGATAACATGCACACATCACACAACATTTCTCTTCTGTTTGAAAGATGAGAGCTCAATGTAAAAGATGAGTGTCTGTACTGTATGATCTGGTTATTAAACATCAGCGCTGAAGGAAAATTGTCAGTAATTGCAGGGGAGAGGCGCAGCAGACTGAACTCCACCTGTGCCCAACCGTAATTCAGCTCTTCACATCACATAATCTTCAACAGATCTGCCCAATATAGCATCAAAGGCTGTTTCCAACAATGACTGTCTGCTTACACCTGATCAGAATAATAAAGCTCATAACTCATAGCTCAGAGTTGACCTGCCTCACCTTCTCACTGACGACGTCTAAAGCtctaaatatttgtttgtctgGTATTTCTGGAGTCCCGTGTAAGAATGCTGGCGCCTTTACAGTTTCTTCTCACACGTATGAAGTATTTCTCCAGCGTTTCTGTGTCAGAGCTTCGATGATTcatagaaaatacattttggggtTTTCTCAAAGCAACACAAATCTCATGAGGATGTTCTTTATTCCGTTGgagtaaataaatatcacaaatcaGACAAACAGCTTTTTATTATCAAAATAGACACATACACTAAAAGTGTAGGAAATAATATGCTTTCTTAATAAATAGgtacaaacaataaatatacatgACAGTGTTCTATGTGCAATAATTGTGAAGTGCCAGTGAGATGCTGTGATTTCAAGTGCTGCTGTTACACctgcaaacaaaaacatcaagaaTAAAGATTTACTGTACACATCAATATTactcattgtgtgtgtgtgtgtgtgtctgtgtgtgtgcccatgcgtgtgtgtatgcccatgcgtgtgtgtatgtgtgtttgtgtgtgtgtgtgtgtgtgtgtgcgtctgctgcatgtgtgtgtgtgtgtgtgtgtttgtgtgtgtgtgtgcatatctGTGCTTCtgctgtatgtgtatgtgtgtgtctgcatgtgtgtgtgtgtgtgtgtgtgtgtgtgtatggtctcacctctttctcttcataaaatgatgtttttcttctcAAGAGTCTCTCTCTCATTAGCAGAACCCAGAAACGCCGCCTGGAAGCGATGGTGTGTTCTATAGCTTAAAACAGAACAAgaacaacataaaacaacacacacacagacatccaAAACTTTGAGTTATCAGTGAGGGTGTTCATGCGTTACACAATAGATGTGGATTAGACTAATAGAAGCTCTAAATGATGTGGTGTGTGTGTACTCACTGAACACAGATGATGAGTAGGATGGCCAGACAGCTGATGATTGACAGGACGACGGCCATGACGACGAGTGCGGTGTGAGTGGTGTCAGAGGTGCTGTCGTCTGGTTCACCTGATGTGTGAAGAAGCTGAATTCCACAGCGCTCACCATCATAACCTCGCTTACAtctgaaacaacacacacacatcatcagatCCTAATGAGTTAATGTGATGTCAgcgatcatgtgtgtgtgtgtgtgtgtgtgtactgacaTGCAGACAGGTTCTCTGAGGCCGTGCAGGTACGTGCAGTGTCCGTGGATGCAGTAGTCCAGGTGAGAGGTCAGACACGGATCCGCTGTGCTGCTGAGGATCTTCTGTGTGGACGCACGCTTCGGCTGAACTGgtgtgatgtttttattcttttttctttctctgttcttCTTGCGTCCGGAGCGTCTGTGACTCGACTCTTCTCCTTTACTCACCTGATGAACTGAAAGCCAGACGTCCAAGATGCTTCAAGTGCTTACAATACAAACGATTGAGAATGTACAGCAACGAAACATATTCATTTCATGactgtttaaacaaaacatccTTAATTCTCAGCACagatgtacaaaataaatatcattcattAAGATGTGAACATATGCAAATATTGATTGGATTGTTTGAAGCATGTTTTCCATTGGAGTATTTATTGTAGTGTTTTTCATTTATGGTTTATATCGACCTGTCTGTACAGAATGTTTTTCCTCGTGACATGAATGAGAATCTGATCAGTATATCCAGTCACTGATTCAAACAGCTTAATAATCAAAccaaatgatgtttatttgaaaatgtgaaaaagcaGATGTGTGTGAACCTTTAAGCAAGGTTGGGTCATTGAACATTCCCGATGGATCCTGGTCTTCTTCTGGCTCCAGATCTTCACCCGCGGCGctctgaagcccctcccctgaTGCTGACATCACAGTCACGTGATCCAGGCCAGACGCCTGATCGGCGGCCGCAGTTATGAAGAGAACTCCGCTGCAAACTgctttcaaacacacaaacagaacatCACAGCTATAGAAGAAACACACACGATAATGttcagtttcagaccagctgGCGTACAACGAATGATGAAACATTGCCTTATTGTATCATTAACCTCAATTATCAGAAATAAAGAGCTATTAATCTTCTAACATTGCAGGTGATGTTGAGTCATGCAGTAAACACCCCATTCATATCATACTGAACAAtctgagagaaaaagaaagaaagaaagaaagaaagacggGAGCGAGTGGAAAAAGGTGAGGTGTTAACAACATATCACCTGTtgaaaatacaatacaaaatcaGAGTCTTTTATGTGATGTTGTGTTGCTGCACACCTTTTTCTCTTTACACTTCACATACTGTAGATCTGCCGCTGATTATTCACTGCTTTATACTCTAAGTCatgttataaaacacaaaatagacAATATCATGGGATAATAtcaagttaacttccggtttgtgtctAATAATAGAAATATTGAATAGAATTTATGTTCGAATTAATTGATATTGCATGCATGGAGaagtttgttaatgttgttaagATTAAACCGTATATATGATGTAAAACTCTATTAACTTTCAAGTCAttgaaaaaaacaactttaGACCATGTAGCAGGGCATGCTTTCGACCTTCTGATTCAAGCAATTAAGTAAcagttaaattaaaatatacattgttttttcaaTCGGCTCactaaagggatacttcagccaaaaattcaaactctgtcatcatttactcaccctcagattgttccaaatctgtagaaatgtctttgttctgcttaacacaggaagatatctggaagattgtcagaattttcatttttgggtgaagtatccctttaaagttctGTAAATTGAGAAAGTCAGATGTCTACAATTGTCCACTGTATTTCTAATCTTGTTCTATCTTTCCCAAGACCCTGTGAGTAAAATCAGCCAGATTTCATTTCACTGACACTTggttgatttgattttaatttgatcCCAAAAATAAGTTTGTCTTTGCATTGGATAACGCAATAATAAACCACGTGGTACGTGCAACAGATGCTTTTGTCTGTAACTTTCTCTGCTATCTTTTATTCAAACAGAATGCAACCTTGCAAAAAAATGGCATTCCCTTGATATGAATGTAGAAATGAAGGCATGATGGATTTGAGATGATGCAGTGACCGAGCCGAGCTGtgccacacacacgcacaggaATTCTGTGTAGCACTCAAAGAAATTCCATTCCTGAGAAACACGCACACACCTTTTATTGTGCGCCGGGACGACCTTTCTAACGTTTGAGTGCATATTTCACAAagctaaatatatatttaacagcGCGGTGTGACGCCCTAATCCTCTCTCCTGTGCACTGAACAATGCAGGTTTTGTGACGTCGTACATGACAACAGGTGGAAATGGTACGGCGTTCTCACATACACCTAGTTGAAAGAAGTCTGAATTCATATCTATTTAAAGACGTGTTAATACAAGCCGACGCAATCTCCCGCAGccctgcctgtctgtctgatgATAAACACACTTCACATCAAACACGTCTGCACTCCAGTTCTCATGTCAAATGACtcaaatattcataaatacatgaaaaaggTTCCTGGCGTGTTCTGATGAATGAATTTCCACCACTTCTGCGTTGTTTTTCCTGTTCATCAACATTATGACGCTGGCGTCAAAGAGAGAAAACGctcaataaaaacagaataaagcCGAGCATAAGAAGAAAAATCACTTTTCCCTGTGGCTTCCAGGCCTGATGAGACAAAGGTTTGTGATCTCTGCGTGTTTTGTGTGATGATGTGAAGTTTGAGGATGGAGGAGAAACTCACCGAcacacagcagcacagatgAGATGAGCTGGAGATTCATGGCAGCGCTTCTGTCTTCAGTTTCTGTTTGTCATCTACCTGTCGTCCAGGAGGAGCTTTTATAGGCGAGGTTtcccttcacacacacacacagagagagagagagagagagagaacatgtgtgtgtgtgcgattgTTTTGTGCGGTAAGTGATTACCGAGAGTGTCTCTAGAAATCATCCAGTGGTCATTCATACATTATTTGctgtttgcttttcatttaaCGTCACTGAAATGTGAAGCCGAATGTTGATAGAGCTGGAACAGATGTCAACAGGCTATAATATTAcatctaaacaaataaatatgacgCTTTTTTGTGAGGCGTTTGCCTGCTAAGCTGTTGTTCAGATTTTGGAACAGAGAATCATCTCAATTGAATTTGGCCTTTAAATCGTTGGAATATTTGAAATTGAAGAAGAGATTCTTCATCATATCTGCTgcaaaagaatgaaaagaatCAAACAGTTGGAGTAAAATGGAATGATGAGAAGCCAAAATACATTCACGATGGCACGGGTCATTAGTTCATGAAAAGCCTCTCGCTGCTAAATGAGGAACACCAGCATGTAAATGTTCATGTAGAAATGTGTCCGTGCATCATGAGTTCAGTTTCAGCATCACGTCTGCGTGTGAATGAGCTTCTGAAGAGCACGTCAGGAAGAGAAGTGTAGCTAATGACCCAAAACCATTCAACTTACAGCTAAAAACCTTGAAAAAACAACCGAAGGTCCGTTGAATTCTTTAAAGCTTCTGCTGCGGAGTGAATATGAGCGACATCTGTTTCATACAGTGTCACAAGAACCATGCCTTTGTTTTCCCGACCGTCATATATTTATCTCTTCAAAAACACATGAGAAGTTCAAACCGGCCTTTCAGTCCTCTACAGTTTTTATGATCAGCAGGTTGACATATTATTCTACAGCTGCTCCTTAAAACGGCCCTGAAATGTAAACCGACTTGTTAGTGCTGCCCACTGCTACCTGTGTCCAATATATGactaaagcaaaaataaacGCATAAtggcaattccatgaaaatgtaaaCCTTACCACGAAAGAATTTAGTTTTCATCAGCGGTTTTTActctggtaacagcacagatataaacatttggtggttgaaatgtgagatctctcttcaaatctgtaaagcatttgttttatttttactgcatgatttatcatagtcaggtaagagccattttcaggattgtcacatccataacgcttcatattcctcataaatgaacacatgaaaatgaatataaagtaactatttgatgttctataaagaggcatcacttctccattcattgggtattattgcttcaggattgtgcattttatttcacagaaatcctacacaGTTTGTCGTCTCCCATAAGACGTTTTTGTCagataacatgtttatttcccttttttatataaactcagcaaaaaaagaaacatcctctgactttcaactgtttttactttcagtaaacttaatatgtgtaaatattgtatgaacactaaaagagtcaacaccataagacataaactaaaaatgtttcacagacatgtgactaacagaaatagaataatgtgtccctgaatgaaggtaggctcaaaatcaaaagtaccagtcagtatctggtgtggccaccagctgcttgaagtactgcagtgcatctcctcctcatggactggaccagatttgtcagttcttgctgtgagatgttaccccactcttccaccaaggcacttgcaagttcctgaacatttctggggggaatggccctagccctcaccctgcaatccaacaggtcccagacgtgctcaatgggattgagatccgggctcttcactggccatggcagaacactgacattgctgtcatgcagaaactcacgcacagaacgagcagtatggctggtggcattgtcctgctggaggatcatgtccggatgagcatgcataaagggtaccacatgagggaggaggatgtcttccctgtaccgcaagacattgagattgcctgcaatgacaacaagctcagtccgatggtgatgtgatataccgccccagaccatgacggacCCCCACCTCCAAATCCATCCCGCTCCAGGGTACAGGCCTCGGTGTAACGCTCATTCCTTCGACGATAAACACGAATCCGTCCATCAcccctggtgagacaaaaccgtgagtcatcagtgaagagcactttttgccactcctgtctggtccagcgaaggtgggtttgtgcccataggcggcgttgttgctggtgatgtctggtaaggacctgccttacaacaggcctacaagccctcagtccagcctctctcagcctattgcggacagtctgagcactgatggagggattgtgtgttcctggtgtgactcgggcagttgttgttgccatcctgtacctgtcacAAAGGTGTTATATTCGGATGTACCGATCCTGTGCAGGTGTTGTTACACGTGGTCTTCCACTGCGAGGAAGAtcagctgtccttcctgtctccctgtagcgctgtcttaggcgtctcacagtgcggacatgtcaatttattgccctagccacatcagcagtcctcatgcctccctgcagcatgcctaatgcacgttcacgcagatgagcagggaccctgggcatctttctttgggtgtttttcacagtaGGTAGACATGTCTCTTTAGTGTCATTgtttttagaactgtgaccttaaatgcctactctctgtaagctgttaaggtcttaacgaccattccacaggtgcatgttaaacattgtttaaatcCTTTACATTGGagatctgtaaagttatttggatttttacaacattattgttgaaatacacagtcctgaaaaagggacgtttcttttttgctgagtttatatatttcttcataaactgattttttttatgtttagactctatcgaCAAgggtttattaaaatatatttgtaaaaaattcattttttgagcatttttatgtcacgtctaTAATGTCacgtttttatgtttagactctatcgacaagggtttagtaaaatatatttgtaaaaaattcattctttgagcatttttatgtcacgtctataatgcaaaatgtcacgtccataacgctggaattgcccataacATCTTTCTTCTGTCACTCACTTTCTGAGGTTGAAAAGATCCCAAAGGGtgaaaaacaatgtttgaaGTAAAACAGGAGTGGATATCATCAGAAGAAAGCCGTTCAGAGCAGTGTGGGGCAAAATGTTCTACACACCTGTGTGACCTTTTCAAGTATCATTAGATTGTCAAAcgtatttgttttgttagaaATAGTTATTAAGACATTTGGTTCTCACAGCAAAACCAACATACAAACCCATTGCTAGAGAAAACTCAAAATAGTGaactaaaataacaattatataTAAAGAATTCACCTAAACACTTATAGTTAATAACATGTGACAACTATCCCAGCTCTCCACTAGTAGTTTAGAAACTCTAAAATGTTAAGAAGTCTGATTAATTTCGACATATCTGTGATTTTGAAGTCTTCTCTCTCTTAAAAACCCATTTTGGTCACATTCTGTAAGCCATCATCACTGTCATGAACTCATGacaattatattaaatgtgtaGTTATCTTAAACATATGATGTTAATCTTAGTAAATATGCTGTTTTTGGGGTTACTAGGGTTACCAGGGTTATTTTCAATAAGGGCAAAAGTAAGTTGTAACAGACTGTTTTAAAGAAACCCTTtgtaaaatcaacaaaaataagAAAGGAATTAAAACtctcaaaatattgaatgtacTCCTCAAGGAAAAGTAATACTGTTTTTAATGGACTCTGTCAGGAACACAACATCTGTTTAAAAGCAAAGCAGGGGCCCATTTCAagaaggaagttcaaccaacaccgagtttaaatctgaactctgagttgatttactctgAGAATctctactctgagttttcagtttcagaacagctgatttgagttcaatccactctgagtaagttcacactaggttacgcgcgtgcagcatggctataaaaagccatcatcaattgagtgaagatagaacgattcaccatggcaacggcacgtgacaaaaagcgctctgtttatttctgGCCCATCGAATTGGAGGCACTGTTACAAGCGTATATTTCCTTATATGTATattgcgatatgtcctctcgactaaggatgggcatttaaagcaaaaataatattcgaagatcgatgagaactattcgaaaatgattcgaaattcgcacccctcccccacatggacgcatttacagtattacacacacactaacggagagagagagaacatttacgcttcAAATCAGTATGACGTCACACTGCTTcatgtattatggaataggcaatcttacttCAA of Triplophysa dalaica isolate WHDGS20190420 chromosome 4, ASM1584641v1, whole genome shotgun sequence contains these proteins:
- the areg gene encoding proheparin-binding EGF-like growth factor isoform X1, which translates into the protein MNLQLISSVLLCVAVCSGVLFITAAADQASGLDHVTVMSASGEGLQSAAGEDLEPEEDQDPSGMFNDPTLLKVHQVSKGEESSHRRSGRKKNRERKKNKNITPVQPKRASTQKILSSTADPCLTSHLDYCIHGHCTYLHGLREPVCICKRGYDGERCGIQLLHTSGEPDDSTSDTTHTALVVMAVVLSIISCLAILLIICVHYRTHHRFQAAFLGSANERETLEKKNIIL
- the areg gene encoding proheparin-binding EGF-like growth factor isoform X3; translated protein: MSASGEGLQSAAGEDLEPEEDQDPSGMFNDPTLLKVHQVSKGEESSHRRSGRKKNRERKKNKNITPVQPKRASTQKILSSTADPCLTSHLDYCIHGHCTYLHGLREPVCICKRGYDGERCGIQLLHTSGEPDDSTSDTTHTALVVMAVVLSIISCLAILLIICVHYRTHHRFQAAFLGSANERETLEKKNIIL
- the areg gene encoding proheparin-binding EGF-like growth factor isoform X2, giving the protein MNLQLISSVLLCVVCSGVLFITAAADQASGLDHVTVMSASGEGLQSAAGEDLEPEEDQDPSGMFNDPTLLKVHQVSKGEESSHRRSGRKKNRERKKNKNITPVQPKRASTQKILSSTADPCLTSHLDYCIHGHCTYLHGLREPVCICKRGYDGERCGIQLLHTSGEPDDSTSDTTHTALVVMAVVLSIISCLAILLIICVHYRTHHRFQAAFLGSANERETLEKKNIIL